A genomic stretch from Cloacibacterium caeni includes:
- a CDS encoding NAD(P)H-dependent glycerol-3-phosphate dehydrogenase: protein MAKKKGKTLPTIGVVGSGSFATAIVKMLLENAKLVHWCVRNEFVKGALELRGHNPNYLTSVTFDVKKLKITTDINELVSACDIVVLATPSIYLVDAIEKMTCDYEGKLFVSAIKGIVPKHNDVVAHYLRDVFKIGFRSQAVIAGPCHAEEVAMERLSYLTIAAAEKEHIDSLRELFTSDYIKVSCSKDILGNEYSAILKNIYAIAAGIASGLGYGDNFNAVLVSNAIREMELFLDAIYPEHREVNDSAYLGDLLVTAYSLFSRNRNLGNLIGKGYTVKSAVQSMSMVAEGYYATRGIYEIAYEKKLKTPIINTVFSILYEGKDAEKQFKKLTEKLT, encoded by the coding sequence ATGGCTAAAAAGAAAGGCAAAACATTGCCAACTATTGGGGTTGTAGGAAGCGGCAGTTTCGCTACGGCAATTGTAAAAATGCTATTAGAAAATGCGAAATTGGTGCATTGGTGCGTAAGAAATGAGTTTGTAAAAGGAGCTCTAGAATTGCGCGGTCATAATCCTAACTACCTTACTTCGGTTACTTTTGATGTAAAAAAACTAAAAATCACTACAGATATTAATGAGTTGGTTTCTGCTTGTGATATCGTAGTTTTAGCAACTCCTTCTATCTATCTTGTAGATGCAATAGAAAAAATGACTTGCGATTACGAAGGAAAATTATTCGTTTCTGCAATCAAAGGGATTGTTCCTAAACATAATGATGTGGTAGCGCATTATTTAAGAGATGTTTTTAAAATTGGTTTCAGAAGTCAGGCGGTAATTGCAGGGCCTTGTCACGCAGAAGAAGTGGCGATGGAAAGATTGTCTTATCTTACCATTGCAGCAGCAGAAAAAGAACATATTGATTCACTTAGAGAACTTTTTACTTCGGATTATATCAAAGTAAGCTGTTCCAAAGATATTTTAGGCAATGAATACAGTGCTATTCTTAAAAATATTTATGCTATTGCAGCAGGAATTGCAAGTGGATTAGGTTATGGTGATAACTTTAATGCGGTTTTGGTTTCTAATGCAATTAGAGAAATGGAATTGTTTTTAGATGCAATCTATCCAGAGCACAGAGAAGTGAATGATAGTGCATATTTAGGAGATTTATTGGTAACTGCTTATTCACTTTTTTCTAGAAATAGAAATTTAGGAAATCTTATCGGTAAAGGTTATACCGTGAAATCTGCGGTGCAATCTATGAGCATGGTTGCAGAAGGATATTACGCAACTCGTGGAATTTATGAAATTGCTTACGAAAAGAAATTGAAAACGCCAATCATCAACACAGTTTTCAGTATTTTATACGAAGGAAAAGATGCCGAAAAACAATTTAAAAAATTAACGGAAAAATTAACATAA